The window GATAATGTTTAACATGTTATTGGTTTTTATATGAATTGTGATGAAATATTTGAACTATTAGGTCCATACCATAGTGAATCTTGGGGTATGAAACTATCGAGATTTAAGTTTATAATGTAGAATAATAATGGAATCAATACACTGCGATAGAACTGGGAGAATTGGGATTGATTTTAGTTTATCTTAGATGTAATTGTTTGGCTTTagtgttgaattttttatgcATAGATATATGTGTTGAAGTGTGTCTGTTTGTTATGAAATTTATGCCAAAAAACAAGTGATACAATTATTTTGAGAAAGTAAACCCCGACCCCAAATTTGTGAACTAATGTTAAATGggaaaattatcaataaaaaataataaattaagaggGAAAATTGTTGTgatttgaaaggaaaatttctttcaaattaatttaaatctcacatgaaataaagtaataaattgGTACACTAAATGTCAACTAGTGACAAATCATGCAAATTCACGatcagataaaataattatttaaaagaatatttttataaattagagTGAAAATAGTTAGACGAtgacgacaacaacaacaacaatagtaataataatagaatgGAACTCTGATTAAAAAATGTATAACTTTACTCACGAATAACGTTGACTGATAGTACAAGCCTCATGTACAATCACGTAaatgttcaataaaaaaatctcaaaacttaatAAGACTGGatgagatattttatttatttattggtggGTCCTGATCAAAATTTATTTCGCACCGAAGCACGTTgcttaaaaagaaacaagaaaagaaacccACCAGAGGTGAGTTAAATTTTTTACCCCAAGACcgagaggaaagaaaaaccgTAAAATTGGGATGGGAAGCGCATCACAATGCACAACACATTTTAGTGGtagttttctctttgttttgttgAAGTTTGGTACCAAAGCTGGAACAGGATTACTTAGTAGTAATCTAGTGCATTATTATCTATCTGTTAGCTGATAGCATTATCTAGATTATGACATTTCTTTAAATTCATTTGTTTAAGCTTATCTAGGATTAGACTAGCTTGTTATACAACTCTTTTGATAAGGGAGAACATAGTTGGTACGTTTCTTTAGTGCTTTATTGTTCTTTAATGTTTGTTTccttctataaataaaacattgggGATGGCAGTAACCTACTGAGATATTTTCTGCTCCTTGTTCTTTCAATTGTAAAGtctttgttctttgttctttgttctttttctcaGTTCATAAACATTAGtttgttctttatattttagttttttacaaTAATTGGTAACAGAGCTCCTCTAATCTTTAAAGGGTTTGTGAGGGAAAACACGAGAGAATAGTAAGGTTAAATCAAAGCTTTCTGCTTTGAAGGGTTTGTGAGTGATACACGAGAGATTAAGTGAGTTTTTTTAAGCAATGGATTCTGCAAATTTTCCAGCAAAAATATCAGTGTTCACAGGGCAGAATTATGGTGTGTGGGCCGTAAAAATGGAAACATATCTCAAAGCTTTTGACTTGTGGGAGATAGTGCAGAGTGATAGGCAACCCACTCCACTAGGAAACAATCCTACGATTGCACAGATGAAATTTTTCAATGAAGAAAAGGCAAAGCGATTCAAAGCTCTTACCTGTCTTCATAATGCTGTGAGTGAAGAAATCTTCTCAAGGATTATTGCTTTTAAATCTGCCAAAGAAACGTGGGataaattaaaagtagaatTTCATGGCGATGAAAAGTCAAGGAAGATGCAACTTTTAAATCTCAGAAGGCAGTTTGAAGGTCTGAAGATGAGAGAAATCGATACCATCAAAGACTTCTCTtctcaaatttcaaaacttgtgaATCAAGTGAAATTTGAACATAAAATTTGCTCTTTAGAAAATTCTAAAGATTTCTCAGAAATGAGTCTGCAAGAACTGGTAAATGCATTTCAAGCTGTGGAGCAAAGACAAGCTTATAGACAAGAAGAAACAAGCGAAGGAGCTCTTGTTGCAGTTTACAAGGAGAAAAGTCGGTCTAAGAATTTTTACGGAaacaatcaagaagaaaaaagagaaaaagggagAGGTTGTCAATCTAATAACTGGCAACAAAACAGCAACAACATCTTCACTgaagggaaagagaagaaagaacatTTTCTTGCTTGCAAATTCtgttagaaaacaaataatcttGAAGCCTGGTGTTGGCTCAAGAATGCACAATGCCGAAACTACAAGCAATTTGGTCACATCCAAAGATTCTGCAAAAACAAAGCAGAAACTGTAAAACAAGCTCAAGTAGCCCAGAATTCAGAAGTGGAGGACGATCTTTTATTCATGGTTACAATACAGGAGATGTGTAACACAACCAAGGCAAACGACTCATCATGACTTATTGATAGTGGCTGCACTAATCACATGACTGCAGATATGAGCTTATTTAAAGATTTGGATAAAAGTTATCTATCTAGAGTCAGAATTGGCAATGGAGACTATGTGAAGGTTGAAGGAAAAGGAGCAATTGAAGTAGAAACAATGCCAGGTACAAAAACTCTGAAAAATGTGCTTTATGTACCTAAGATTAATCATAATCTAGTTAGTGTGGGACAATTAATTGAATCCAGTTACTCAATATTCTTTAATGATGGAGTATgtgatattaaagataaaaatagagtGCTATTGCTTTCTGCTAAAATGATGAATAGAAGTTTTAATGTTGATTGGAAAGAAGTATGTTTGAGTGCTAACACTTGTGAAGACAATGAATCTCTTCTTTGACACAAACGGTTGGGGCACTTCAATTATGCAACTTTAAAAAGAATGGATGACCTGCAGATGACTCATGGTTTACCAGATATACAGGAACAAAAGAGTATTTGTGAATCCTGTCAGTTAGGAAAACAAACTAGAGTTGTTTTTCCTAACAATGCATTCAGAGCACTGTCAAAACTCCAGCTTTTATACACAGATATGTGTGGGCCAATGCATAATGAATTATTGAATGGTTCAaagtattttcttctatttgttgatgattataGTAGATTTTGCTGGATTTactttttgaaatcaaaatcttatGTGTTTGCTGAGTTTGTTAAATTCAAAATAGCAATTGAACTAGAAACATGAAACAAGTTTGAAGATATGAGGGGAAGAATTGGAATGTGTAGCTTTGGAACCAAGGAGGAGTGTTGAAGTTTGGTGCCAAAGCTGGAACATGATTACTTAGTAGTAATCTACTGCATTGCTATCCATCTGTTAGCTGATAGCATTATCTAGATTAGGAtgtttcttcaaattcatttgttTAAACTTATCTAGAATTAGACTAACTTGTTATACAACTCTTTTGATAAAGGAGAACATAACTGGTACGTTtctttagtgttttatttttctgtaatgtttatttttttctataaataaaacattgggGATGACAATAACCTACTGAGATATTTTCTGCTTCTTATTCTTTCAACTATAAAGTCTTtactttttattctttattttttttttcagtttataaacattaatttgttttttatattttagttttttacaaGAACCTTCCGTTTGGATTTCTTTGTACCCGAAAACCAACTACGCGCACGACCCTCTTCTCTTGTTATCTCGCTCGCTTGTGTGAAAAATATAGTTCTCAGACATCTTTTAATCCTTTCCATGCAATTGGATTTGTCTCGGTCTTTATCTCGGTCTCGGTCTTGTCCGATCAGAAATAACGCGGTTTCGAACTTTTCCTCTTGATAGTTTGAGGtaattcaagttgtttttatttatttatttataagacATGTCGCGTTCTTGCTTAAATTTGTATCCGATTTCATTGATTCTCGCGTTAATATGTGCTATTCGACGTTTATAATACTCAATACCttctttccatgttttttttctcaaaaaaaaaaaattatcgccatttgtttttatagtgctatgatagtttttttgtgcgaaattaggattttttgtttaaaagccatttttatcttaaaatcaGATTGTCGAATTTTGATTCTATACAAAGTTTGACAAATGTAACAGGTTGCCTTGCCATGGGTTATGAGGGAATTTTGGGTTCCTATTCGAGCTgctaatttttgtatttttccaaaattgagcaTTTTAACTATTTTACTCGTGTATTTCCAGTAGCCATTGGTTTTAACTAGAGCAACTGTCCGTTACTTTATCGAACACTATAAAAGATTATAAACTGCAATGCGAGGATATGATAGAGAGGTAAGCCATTGTATCTAGTTTAATATCAAACttctaattttcaaataaactaTTAAGTGCATCTCCCCCccacccctcttttttttttttaattatttagtgtTGTGATCATGCAGGAAGATGAGTATTATGATGAATATGAGGAGGAAGGTGAAGAGCAAGTTGAGGAGGAGGAATATGAAGAACGAAAACCCACTGCAGAGGAAATGGAATATCTTGATTTAAGGGAGCAGATTAAAGaacaaattagaaagaaaatgcaGAAGGAACATGGTTCTGCTCTTTCTAAAtcccaagagaaaaaaaagaaacttccaTCAGATAAGTGAGTGACgcacttatttttctttatgcattcaaacttgttttttttattgtcacgATGGAATGCACTGTTTTTTCCATCTAaagatgattgtttttttttttagttcaacgTGGGTATTCAGGCCAATTTGCACGTAccttgactaatctcacgggtcataaagttaacgactatataaacctccagtggtcatcatataagTAACCATATGACTCGAACTTGAGACTATATAGAGAGCAAACTTCTTAATCCTAACTTCTTATTATTAGActaccacctagatggttattcAATAATGGTTGTTGGTAGTACATGTTGTTGAACTTTTGTAAATGCAAAAGACATAGAACTGCATTCACACTCTTGAACACAATAGTGTTCGATTTGTAATTATGCTCTATCATAGACATGCTTTGGCAATGCCTTCCTGTACACATCCGAGGATGCAAAGTTGGTTTGTGTTCTTGCTCATGTGGCTCGATCACGATGTTCGGGGATTTTAAGTGGTTGATTGTTTAGGCAAGCTCTATTAATGGGTCTGCCTTTGCTACACTAGAATATCAACTGCCAAGCCATTGAAGCCTATTCTAAGATAAATCTTTTGAATTTGGTCCCAATAGATCAGCCAAACATGTCCTTTGTGAGTATGGTTACCTGGTTAGGGTGATGGTATAGCTCGTTTCTTATAAATTCTCTAAGAGACGCAGCTCATTATTGGTTTGTTTGACAGTGTGattacggttattttttaaatagtttttcgtgtcaaaatgcatgtcaatgattttttttattttttaaaaatcatttttaacatcaacacatcaaaataatttgaaaacactaaaaacatattaatttaaagttaataaaaaaataaaaaaattttaaattttgtcaaaaacgcttttgaaacgcaaaagcAAACAAGCTCATCATTCAGGGTCTAAAACCTACTCAGTCGTGGTCTCACCTCGGGAAACTCTCACTCTAACTATGATcattaaaatactatttataggataattacaaaaaacattCTATACTTTagtctgttttttatttttcatttaaagttttaaaaaatacaatttctttcaaaactttaataattttattacactTTACATCTCGTAAATCATTATTTATAAGTTTGctattgtaataattttaatggCTAAAATGCCCTTggtgactaaaaaaaaaaactgaaaataaataatctttccttcaaataaatatttttttaacaatttcaaaacatcaatATTTGAGCCAAAACTACCATAGAACAACTCAACACAATTTGTATACACCAGAAATAGAAATTGTGATCAAATTTGAACAAACAATTGCTTGTATTATGAAATCTAGCATGTAATTACACAGAGGAATCTGGAGCATAAACCTTACTAGAGAGGGAAATATTAGAAGAACCAAGAAACCTCTACAAGTACAAATTTGTTCCACGAAATTCATCTATTGGAGCATTCAACAAAAACCAGATTCAACCAACTCCAAGCCTATGGAAGAGCCAAGGGAGACCGGTTCATGCCAAGGAGAAGGTGGTTCGATGCCCTTGTGATTTTGACCATTGGCAATCCTGTCATCAAAAGCATAAATGCTATCTACCATCTCAATCGATGACCGACTATCGATGACAGCCAGCTGCAAAGGCGGATACCACTACCTTAACTCCCTCCTTTACTGATATATCACCACATCCTTCTTACCGAAAAGTTTATAAAGTCTCGATCGACGATGGACTATCTGCTCCTCCCTCTTAAAGCTAGAGCATCCCACCGATCCAAAAGGTTGAGCAggccttcttctccttcttgcTCAGTATGGACAAAGCCTTCATGATTTGATTATCACCCGTCCTGATGAACAGTAAccctaatttattaaattgggGGTTTCCATGATTTTAACAACGTCCATATTAGTATAAAACATACCTAGTGTTTTTAGAGAGAAATAAACTGTAGAGAGAAATCATGTTTGGAAGAGAGAAATGAGGTTGGTGAGAAAATTGTGcagatttatatttattaaatacgAGGTTTCTTCTAATTTGATTTGTCCTGTTGACCATGGAGGAAACCGTGATTTCTCAAACCTTATATGGAAAATGAAAAACGGAACAAAGTATAGGaggttttttgtaattatctttttatttttttgtcttttcatttaaGTTCATCCTCTGAGATTAATCTCAACAGTCTGAACTTATGGTCAGGTGTAGGATTGTTAAATTGCTTGCATTTTTCCTTTATTCATGCTTATCTTTGTTAATGATTTGGTTCACATCAGTGATTGCATTTTCTGCCGTTATGGCTCATTCTGTGGCCCTTCTCAGCCAGTTATTGCTCAAAGAGTAATTCAAGAAAGCAAGTCATTACTAGAAAACCAACATTTGGCTCTCAGAGTTTCAAACTCCCAGCATGCTGTATGTATCATAAACCTTTTGGTTTTGCTGAATCTCGCGAGACATGCATGATGCAGATTTGATGTTTGTGGAGCTTTGTGACATCTGATTAAAAATTGGTGAAATCTCAGGTGCCTAATTTTGCTTGTTCTTATCAAGGTTGCTCTAAGGTTTGCAATCTACAAATAGATAATTTTCCCTACTCATGGTGTGTGCTAGCCCCACACGTAGTGATATGGAACTGCTTTTATTAGAAAAGGGTGTCTCTGATACTAGAAATTTAGTAtattaatatcatattatttttggaaCCAGTTCAATTACTGTAACATCTTGAATTTTCTAGGAATGTCAATTTGGTTAACTTagttttttcatgaaaagaaTGGCAAACTTACAACTTGAAATGGACCTTGGTATTGAGTGAAATGAATATTTTGACAGAAAATCCATAACCTTAATAGTATCTGTGTGATCTAATCTGAAATTTTGTGTCATGGTTTGCGTGGTTTGTTCTCTTAGCTTTTTGGTTGTGGGTTTTGTTGATTTGAGACTGCTTTTCTTTAGTGATCTGCAACTGCAAGTGCTGTGATGTAactatattattcgatagttttacccatatctacctaatgttttgtccatgttttatatataaaataccttgatattctttattttatgttctgaaggtacttttggatgaaagatgcaaaaaggagtaaattggaggtaattgacagatttgacgttcagtcgatgttttgtgcagagcgtgagttctagagatcgaaatgaagtgattccagtggcactaaaaagttaacatccatacctttctggaaatgtaatgcaagaaaaataaaaagagaaagatcatggaaatcacatcctgcaaagtcaaatcttgcattctgccagtgttgatctttgatcattcaaaatttaatatctggagctacagaagtccaattgatgcaaactcatttttattggattcctaattcaaagacctatccacgctccaaatttaagccaaaaaagatgtcatatgagggagatatgattttccaaagatgacaactgaattctgccagcaaacaggtttcgtgaagaaacgagtccaaattacattctgaagcatctaaaccgatatccaagtttttatatcagcaatttagctcctctaagttagagtttgaagatttcatgcaaggctatttctcctttttaggaaaaatagttattgaagtacttaaatgtaaactgttaacttaaggaaggactattttgtaaaatagagactagggtttcttagcatataaaaagaaagagagaaggggcagcaaCTAgtagaaaagagggagagcagaaggaggcagcaaccAGCAGAGagtaaacacaaattctctcctctacaaacccaaaaatcatgctcttttcattctttagaagtagttgttcaatagttatgcaaggctaaactcttttcttggttgcaaggacacaacaaaccttcggatttcaagaactgtgagatttattcttccttctattttcagtttatgttatgaatgagtatgattgttttcctatgcatattttctatgattgttgttgatgattgctagagcggactctaagttattgttgtgaacaatctattgcacatgtataaaaccagatttgagctcaaagtttacattattgtcaatgtttatAAACTTTGAGCATAAACATTGTGcataccaattgttgggaattccgacgggtgatgttctgatatttgctctaaggaggcttaagcacactgacacaatattttacgtggttcggcaaaacgcCTACATCCACGAGAGAGAGTCAttgtattagagatagagaaagggttACAATACATACATGTaggaggatcactcaactcccagctcacaCACTCTGCTGCATATGGCAGCAGGGCTGTTGCCCATGACAACAactcctctttctcttcacttcacgttttccctcactctcacaactctctcattttgctctcacataatgcctctatttataggcatttcatggcagctcttcttgctttgttgtcaatattggtggctgccaaactccagctcattcaacaatggtggctgccaatagtcaatggttggtgccaaccatttgctgcacatgcaatggcaacaacccaacaatcaccccctttgccattcatgtggggcaactgtcctcttgcttcttcagcacaggcttgcatcttgcagctcttccaagcttaccattttGAGAGCGTCTGTGgccgagtttacaggtactcgccaaacctttcaTTCATCAGAGTCACCAAAACACAcattttctcacacaaaaggatcactatAACCAGATGGTCTCCcacatcacatctgaagagtgttaacgcttgtctctggaacacaacattccccttcgagcatatcaaccatgctcgattcggaatgattcatcaagccttacaccaaggcttacaacaccccctcaaacggaaatttctttttccaagtgcgacagtcattatctgagtatctcaatataatcacgagctcaccactcttccaagagtctactcatccaggagttgcgcctgccctctgttccaccctaggaaccacgccttacttctccgtgagtctctcgctcttagtcgtaagagtccaggtagctctccaccttcacttatgggggcagcccattaaaggttgatccatatatgtcttcatactctgagtattaaaatgccattaccgagctcaccaccttgacaagagtcaactcgtttccggaacctgcgcatgcccttctgcttcttcatagcagccgcgtcttagtgctccacaagtcacacacttattgtccaaggcaaatgtcttctagctcattgatctttagcatgggggcaatatccatgaaagtcaatcctgcatctatctccatactcatcatagccacttcattggctatacacctgtccactcatatctagctATCACATTGGCTTTGGGGCGTTATGAACTGGGCTTAcatcgtggcccacacaccttctccttaggtgtctccgtttgtcgtcatgcggcggtctgaactggggcttctatcacggccctcacacaccttccatcaaaggtgtcttcacctttcataggtggttgcatcctccttcagctgagatgcttcaaagtggctccagaattctctaccaccatgtgcactatgggagagatagctgccactaattacatagaaagagaaacttgcggtatactcctcgcaatcctccacctcgatttctatgtttggagcttctatgcctttctgcttgacagctccacctacaccaactctctttggtgtcttcgcctttcgtcataggcggtcgccttttatcacaggcgtttgcacccctttaattaggtgcctctacaacagctctctttccatccttgcatgcattggaaaggtcttcgcctgttgtcttcatcaagagcataagaggcttcctgttgtacaaactttaacagtctctgctctgagcttcatctgggaactcttcttctccttgcacctgttgtctcattacagtacctcgttggatcctacgggtactcctgcacaatctccgtgtgccctcgtgcaatttctgttctccagattttcccctattccttgcttatgtttgacagcagctcatcctgtcacaacacctgtccaagtcaaaatagggtgctaatctttatccccttgctgtatttctcttccattatcagggtctttatcaattctcccctcgagaaatcacaatcaccgaatctaacttctttggagaaatcaccacttcatcagatccttgaacctttggaacccaactgttcccttgtgtcgtcatcttgctagtcttcaaccgtttcattacaaactgctatatatacgaaaatagtaccgtatggataatccttccaccaagcaagttcccaggaaagattggaggggtcacactggtcccgcttaaaacccaatctcctagacagaacttctcaggccatatgtatccatcgtactgtctttccgtatatacaaccatttgctagctttgttgcggctttcctttacaaatgatctggaatatactggtttaatacatgatttctcaacttCTGGTgagactaccagttcttagattcgtcaagattggtctttatcaatttccactcttcacctcaaattatccacatgatcgggtgtccagagtgtcccaattttgccttccctcaaggcagttaaaatcaaccattgtgcataaacattgacaataatgtaaactttgagctcaaatctagTTTTATACATGttcaatagattgttcacaacaataacttagagtccgctctagcaatcatcaacaacaatcatagaaaatatgcataggaaaacaatcatactcattcataacataaactgaaaatagaaggaagaataaatctcacggttcttgaaatccgaaggtttgttgtgtccttgcaaccaagaaaagagcttagccttgcataactattgaacaactacttctaaagaatgaaaagagcatgattttttgggtttgtagaggagagaatttgtgtttattctctgctggctgctgcctccttctgctctccctcttttctgctggctgctgcctccttctctctttctttttatatgctaagaaaccctagtctctattttacaaaatagtcctcccttgagttggcagtttacatttaagtactttaataactatttttcctaaaaggagaaatagccttgcatgaaatcttcaagctctgacttagaggagctaaattgctgatataaaaacttggatgtcggtttagatgcttcggaacgtaatttggactcgtttcttcacaaaacctgtttgctggcagaattcagttgtcatctttggaaaatcatatctccctcatatgacatcgtttttggctgaaattgtgagcgtggataggtctttgaattaggaatccaagaaaatttagtttgcatcaatcggacttctgtagctccagatattaaattttgaatggccaaaggtcaacactggcagaatgcgagatttgactttgcaggatgtgatttccatgatctttctccttttatttttcttgcattacatttccagaaaggtatggatgttagctttttattgccactggaatcacttcatttcgatctctagaactcacgctctgcacaaaacatcgactgaacgtcaaatctgccaattacctccaatttactcctttttgcatctttcatccaaaaatgccttcaaaacataaaacaaagaatatcaaggcattttatatataaaacatggacaaaacattaggtagatgtgggtgaaactatcgaataatatggttacatcaacaACGCAAAACctacaagggaaatgcaaaggagatTGAACCCGcttatgatggaggtagtgaaagctgaaattttaaaactgttagatgcaagagtcatttatcccatcacggacaaTAAATGGGtggcgccaat is drawn from Populus nigra chromosome 5, ddPopNigr1.1, whole genome shotgun sequence and contains these coding sequences:
- the LOC133694399 gene encoding uncharacterized protein LOC133694399; translation: MDSANFPAKISVFTGQNYGVWAVKMETYLKAFDLWEIVQSDRQPTPLGNNPTIAQMKFFNEEKAKRFKALTCLHNAVSEEIFSRIIAFKSAKETWDKLKVEFHGDEKSRKMQLLNLRRQFEGLKMREIDTIKDFSSQISKLVNQVKFEHKICSLENSKDFSEMSLQELVNAFQAVEQRQAYRQEETSEGALVAVYKEKSRSKNFYGNNQEEKREKGRGCQSNNWQQNSNNIFTEGKEKKEHFLACKFC